The sequence AAACTAATACCCCTTTGAAACTTAAGCTTCTAACTTGCTAGCtgatggtcgcgacttcgtctgtgtggatttaggttcttaaaaatcccgtgggaattctttgattttccggaataaaaagtagcatatgtcactctccaggtctttacatGTGCCTCGAGGAGAGTGGTGGTTGCTTGTGCGGACTGGCGGAGGAAGACCTCCACCACGTCTTGTGGGAGTGTGCGCTGTACGAGGACCTCCGGTGCGCCTGCTGGATGGGATTGTTCGCGAGGAAGAGGGTCCGGTTTactaccaggacctcgttgcttcggcggaaaacttcggcaagctacgggagttcgcgcaccactggcataacagctcggaccgtgatcgtggaccagtgggtgtttgaggaaggatccggaccgcggggcacgcggggatctgcgtgttgtgtacgtctgccccagaaaggggagaaagaccaattagggacaaggacaggaaagaaagaatttgtagggagtcaagaaggcgccccgggaaagagccaccgagcaagtaccgaacgggcgccctcccgcgtttcggcccatataaccgcgaggttggtggggccatgggaggtggtgggtctccaggtctttaactacacccatgcaaaaaattacgtcgaacgaagtcgcgagcatcagctagtaaaatataaaacgtAGAATTTgtttaaggaaaactaaagaaaaatcaATTAGAATAATGATTTAAACGAGGCCGTGGTCTTGAGTAGGAACAGATTACTGAAGACTTCGATTATTTCAACGCAAAATTTGTAAGTTCTGCACAAAGCAGAAACAGCGGTCGACTAATCCGAGAGTCAGCCATTGAATCGCGCTCGTGATTGGTTTTCTGATGGCATTTTTTAATCAAAGTTGGCATAATCCATTGCAAAATGTAATCCCCGACACTAATAGAATCACTGTTCTGTAAATCTTTAGTTGTGTTTCAGCTATTTTTGATACATCACGAAAGAAGCTATAAGCATTTgccaaaattaataatgtacctataatccgtacaaaatgactcctcacgcgccatttgaaCTTTTTgaatcaaatttcatgtcagaaGTACGATTAAAGAATttgcatgtatgtatgtatgtatatactttattgcaccacagaaacacaaatgacaggttacaaaaagaaatcttaataagtaggtacaaaaaggctaTCATGTACTACTATGAGTACGATTTtggaaccatacttttgacatgacagttgacccatagactttaaatggcgcgtgagaagtcattttaagggttccgtacctcaaaaagaaaaattgaacgtttataggatcacttcgttgtctgtctgtctgtctgtagtgtctgtcaaaaaaacccatagggtaggtacttcccgttgacctagaatcatgaaattggcaggtagttaggtcttatagcacagcgCAACGCACCGCGTGCGAGATAGACGTGTTGTGATTGCTTCGTGTTCTCGGTGCAACGAACGGTCGGCTAGAGGCGCGCGGCCCGCGGGCGCACTTGTGCGCCTGTAGATATCGATCTATTGCGAGGCTAAGCGAGTCGGACGCTTGTTATTGAGTGACTATTGTGAGTTGTCGTGTGCTCGAAGCCGGTGCTCGGAGGTGATAACAACTTGCCCCGGCCTGGGGTAATATGGTGCCTGTGCCGTGGTGTTGTGGTATACTACGTTGCCTGTGCCTGCTGGAGACCTAGTGACACTAAGTGACCTAGGGACTGTGATAAATTAGGTTAAGATAGACTAAAGCTAGGTTAATTAAGCTAGGatagttaagttaagctagGCTAGGTGTTTATATTTGTAGGCTAGGTTGTATTTGTTCCCTTGATTGCTGACCTGCATGGTTTAGCTAGCAGGTCGCCCCCCCCTTTAGGTACAGATGAATGACGGAACGAGTATGGAGACGGGTGTAGCTGCTGCTCGCAAATTGCGAAGTCAAGGAGTATTGCCGGTACCAAGAGACGACTCTCGAACCCGGAGTCCGCTCCGATCAGGCCTGGAATCGGATCCAGACTCTGAGAGCTCCAGGGCCTCATCCGTTAGCCGTGGTAGATCGAAAGGCCGAGGGCGAGGCACAGGGATCTCCCGTGCTAGAGCCAGTCTCAGAGAAGCGAAGGAAGAGGCCAAAGAGGAGGCTTTCAACCAATTCCTACGAGATCGAGTGTGTAGCAACAAGGTGTCTGAGCCTGTCTTGGACCCTGAAGAAGTTTCTTTTGAGCTCCGAAAGGAGGACCCCATCCAACTCAGCGCCGAGGAGCTGCGAGCTGCTGCAGGAAAAAGCGTAGCGAACATAGTCCAGGTTGCCTCTAAACCAGGGCACCTCAAGGGCCCATACGCTAGACTCCTTAAGGACTCAGCAGCCGCTCTCCAGGGGATGGTGGATGCTCTGGCATCTAGGACTGAAGCCGAGGAAACCCGACGACTAAGAGCTGACAATGGCCGCTTACGCCAGGAGGTGGAAAACCTCAAAGCGGAGTTAAAGGCCCACCGTAGAGAGTTTAGTGAAATGAAGACGTCCATGGTGGCGGCGAACACCTCGTCCGTCCCCACCTTAAGTGAGAAACTCATTGAGGAGCTAAAGGCGTCCATTGTCACCTCAGTAGGCGTCATGCTGGATGCCCGATTCGCCGGAATCGAAGAACGACTTCTGCCTGAGAAGATGCACCGTCCACCCTTAGCAGGCGACAAACAATGTCAGGAAGTGGCAGCAACTCAGCCGGCTACTGCTCTTCCAAGTGCTCGGATGGGCCCGATGACTCGGAGTGCCACAGCGGCCTCAAATCCCACGAGTTCCGAAACAATTGCTGGACCAAGTCGAATTGAGGCAAGGGAGGTCACTGACTGGGCAACCGTCGTTAAAAAAGGGAAGAAGAGCAAGAAAGCCTCTTCATCCACTGCCAACGCCGCCACCGCCGCCCCGTCGAATGAAACTGCCGCCAAACCAACTCAGTCGGCTGTAGCAAAACTTAGGTCCCCCAAAACCGCGGCGGTCGTAATCACATTGCAGCCAGCAGCAATAGAGAAGGGGGTGACCTACGCTAAGATATTGGAACAGGCAGAGCAACAGGTCAACCTGGAAGAATTTGGCATAGGCGACGGAATAAAAATTCGCCGGGCGGCCACAGGCGCAAGACTTCTAGAGCTGCCTAAGGGTCAGACGGCGGAACAGGCTGAATTGCTAGCGAACAGGCTCCGCACGGTATTAGATGGCGTGGCTAGCGTGGTTCGCCCCTCTAAACTAGTGACCCTTAAGGTGACCGGCCTTGACGACTCTGTCACAAAAGAAAAGTTAATCGCTGCCGTCGTGCGAGTCAGCAACTGCTCCACGCAGTCGCTTAAAGTTGGAGATGTGCTATCCGGGCCTAGAGGGGTGGGTATGGCTGTCTTGCACTGCCCCATTGAGGTGGCTAAAGTGATCTCTGATGCCGGGAGGCTGCGAGTTGGCTGGAGCTCTGCTGAAGTTCAGGTGCTAGAGGAACGCCCCCTGCGCTGCTTCAAGTGCCTCGGCATTGGGCACACAAAGCCTGTCTGCCCATCCGCTGCAGACCGAGGTGACCTGTGCTTCCGGTGTGGGGGCAGCGGTCATAAATCGCTGGGATGCACAGCCTCCATGTGCTGCCTAGTGTGCAAAGACGCAGGTCTACCCTCAGATCATGTAATGGGGGGTAGGAGTTGCAACCCTCCCCCAGTAAGGAGTAAGATGGTCCTAATGTCTCAGCCTGCCACCAGCGCTGGTTGCCATCAGGCGCAAGAGGAAGCTGAAATGTCATCATGAATCAGTCGGGTCATTTAAACTTTCTCCAGTCGAACCTCAACCACTGCGCTGGGGCTCAGGATCTCCTGCAGCAGTCTATATTGGAGTGGGGAATAGATCTGGCAGTGGCCTGCGAACCATATTATATTCCTCCCCAATCACACTGGGTTGGTGACTTGGATGGCTCGGTGGCGGTTCTGACCAGAAGTAATACCGACATTCCTCTTACGGTATTAGAAAGAGGCTCCGGGTATGCGGTGGCAAAATGGGGGGAATACGTAGTGGTAGGCATTTATTTCTCGCCCAACCGCAGCCTGGCGGAATTTGAAGTCTATCTCGACTCTGTCAGGGCAGCTATCGATAGACAGTCGGGGGGGTACATCGTTGTTCTTGGTGACTTTAATGCTAAGTCCCAGGCTTGGGGAAATCCTATCACAAATGCAAGGGGTAGGGCGGTACAGATCTGGGCTCTTCTCTCGGGTCTATCCCTCCTCAATAGAGGGACGGCACATACCTGTGTGCGGCAGCAGGGGGGGTCTGTGATTGATCTTTCATTTGCAACTCCCACAGTTGCGAACAGCGTGGTTAACTGGAGAGTGGAGGAAGAGGCGGAGACTCTCTCGGATCACAATTACATCCGCTTTGAGATCTCTACCAGTCCGGGGCCGAGGAACAACCCCAGAAACTCAAGTCAGTTTCCACGCTGGTGCCTGAGTCTACTAGATCGCGATCTGGCCAAAGAGGCGGCCATTGTACGGCGGTGGTCTTCTTCCAGCAGCAATGGCAACACAAGCGTGGACGAACTTTCTGGGCAGTTTTGCAACGTCCTGAAGGACATCTGTGATGCATCCATGCCACGTACCCGACGCTGGTCCCCTCGCCGCCGCGTGTATTGGTGGTCCCCTGAAATCGCAGACCTCCGGGCAATCAGTAATAGAGCCCGCAGAGCGTATGTTCGGTACCGTAGGCGAAACGATCAGAACACGGATCTCGAGGATCAAGTGCGGAGCGTTTATCGACAGGCTAAGAAAGATCTGCAGCTAGCCATAAGTAAAGCTAAGGAGTCCGCCCGTGAAGAGATGCTAGAGACATTGAACAGGGACCCCTGGGGGCGCCCCTATCGTGTTGCGCGAAATAAACTCAGCACACAAGGCGCACCCATCACAGAGACCCTGCAGCCTGATCTCCTGTGGCGTGTAGTTGGAGAACTGTTTCCCGACTCCCAGAACCACGTCCCTCCGGCTATGTCACCCCCATTTGGGAGCCAGAATATGGACGACATCCCTCCTATCACAGAGGGAGAACTGGATTTAGCGCTCGACCGCCTACGGGCTAGAAAGACAGCACCGGGACCCGATGGTATTCCGGGCAAAGTTTTATACATTGCTCTGAAATTCCTACGGATGGAATTCAGGGAGGTGTTCGATAAATGCTTACGCACTGGACAGTTCCCGAAATCATGGAAAGAAGGAAAGTTATGCCTGTTGCGTAAAGAAGGTCGCCCGCTGGATTCCCCTTCAGCATATAGACCAATAGTTCTGCTCAGCGAGACTGGCAAGCTCTTAGAAAAGATTCTAGCCACTCGTCTCATGGAGCACCTTGAGACAGTAGGCCCGAATCTATCTGAGACGCAGTATGGATTCCGAGCAGGCCGCTCGACCCTGTATGCCCTGGATGCCTTGAAAAGTATGACCATGGAAGCAACTGATAGAGGGGAAGTGGTCCTTGCAGTCTCGCTTGACGTTGCAAATGCCTTCAATAGTCTCCCTTTCGAGACTTTACTCGAGGCACTTTGCTACCACAGAGTACCGTTGTACCTCCGGCGACTGCTGGAGTCGTACCTGCAGGACAGAGAAATCGTGTGGGAGGGAAGAAACGGGCAAATTTTCCGGCGCCGTGTCTGCAGCGGAGTTCCGCAGGGATCGGTCCTTGGCCCTGTGCTTTGGAACATTGGTTTCGACTGGCTCTTGCGGGCCCCGCTGCTTCCAGGGATGAGGCTCTTATGCTATGCGGACGACACCCTCGTCACagcccgtggaaggacatatgAAGAGGCGGCTCGATTGGCGGGGATTGGCACGTCACTGGTTGTGGATAGGATTCGGCTGCTGGGTTTGAGAGTCTCAATCTCGAAAACTGAGGCCCTCCTTTTCCATGGTCCTCGCAGAGGTCCACCACGTGGTGCACAAATCACAGTACAGGGCACAATAGTGCCAGTAAAGGCCCACATGAAATATCTGGGTCTGACCCTGGACGGACGATGGCGTTTTAAAAAGCACTTCGAGCTTTTAGGCACTAAGCTTGTTAATGCCGCCGCCGCTTTAGGAAGACTGTTGCCTAACATTGGGGGGCCAGAGTCCACCTGTAGGCGACTATACGCAGGAATTGTGAGAAGCATGGCACTGTATGGGGCGCCAATATGGATACATGCCCTGACTCCACAAAACAAGATGCTTCTGCGGAGACCACAAAGAATCATCGCGGTTCGAGCAATTCGTGGGTATCGCACGGTATCTTGGACAGCCGCAACTCTTCTGGCGGGTGACCCACCCTGGGAACTCCAGGCTGAGGTGCTCACCGAGATATACCGCTACCGTGCGGTCACGAGGGCCCGGGGAGAGCGACCAGAGGCGGAGGAGAACCGCTCAATAAGAGCCCTGGCTAGTGCAGCTCTGATCCATAGATGGGAGCAGGACTTAGAGACGCCTGCCGCCGGTACCTGGTCGGTTGAAGCGATTCGGCCATACCTTGAGCGATGGCTTAAAAGGCAACATGGAGTGCTGACGTACCGGCTGGTGCAGGTGCTTACAGGGCATGGCTGTTTTGGTAAGTACCTGCATCAGATTGCGAGACGGGAGGAGACGCCGGCCTGCCACGAGTGTGGTGCACCAGAAGATACGGCACATCACACTTTGGTAGAGTGTGCGGCATGGGGACCCCAGCGGCACATCCTGTCGTCGACCCTCAGAGGAAGCCTCTCACTTTCAAATGCAATAGACGAGATGATCAGTAGTGAGACCAGCTGGGGCGTAATGGCCTCCTTCTGTGAAACTGTCATATCACTGAAGGAGGCCGCGGAGCGGGAACGAGAGCTGGACGCCGACGCCCACCCGCTCCGCAGAAGAAGACAGGGGAGGAGAAGG is a genomic window of Maniola hyperantus chromosome 12, iAphHyp1.2, whole genome shotgun sequence containing:
- the LOC117987183 gene encoding uncharacterized protein — protein: METGVAAARKLRSQGVLPVPRDDSRTRSPLRSGLESDPDSESSRASSVSRGRSKGRGRGTGISRARASLREAKEEAKEEAFNQFLRDRVCSNKVSEPVLDPEEVSFELRKEDPIQLSAEELRAAAGKSVANIVQVASKPGHLKGPYARLLKDSAAALQGMVDALASRTEAEETRRLRADNGRLRQEVENLKAELKAHRREFSEMKTSMVAANTSSVPTLSEKLIEELKASIVTSVGVMLDARFAGIEERLLPEKMHRPPLAGDKQCQEVAATQPATALPSARMGPMTRSATAASNPTSSETIAGPSRIEAREVTDWATVVKKGKKSKKASSSTANAATAAPSNETAAKPTQSAVAKLRSPKTAAVVITLQPAAIEKGVTYAKILEQAEQQVNLEEFGIGDGIKIRRAATGARLLELPKGQTAEQAELLANRLRTVLDGVASVVRPSKLVTLKVTGLDDSVTKEKLIAAVVRVSNCSTQSLKVGDVLSGPRGVGMAVLHCPIEVAKVISDAGRLRVGWSSAEVQVLEERPLRCFKCLGIGHTKPVCPSAADRGDLCFRCGGSGHKSLGCTASMCCLVCKDAGLPSDHVMGGRSCNPPPVRSKMVLMSQPATSAGCHQAQEEAEMSS